Proteins from a genomic interval of Apteryx mantelli isolate bAptMan1 chromosome 5, bAptMan1.hap1, whole genome shotgun sequence:
- the TMEM184C gene encoding transmembrane protein 184C has product MPCTCGNWRRWIRPLVVLLYIVGLLVVVPLCVWELQKLEVGIHTKAWFIAGIFLLMTIPISLWGILQHLVHYTQPELQKPIIRILWMVPIYSLDSWIALKYPNIAIYVDTCRECYEAYVIYNFMVFLSNYLTNRYPNLVLIIEAKDQQRHLPPLCCCPSWAMGEVLLFRCKLGVLQYTVVRPFTTIIALICELVGVYDEGNFSFNNAWTYLVILNNMSQLFAMYCLVLFYKVLREELNPIQPVGKFLCVKMVVFVSFWQAVLIALLVKIGVISEKHTWEWQSVEAVATGLQDFIICVEMFLAAIAHHYSFSYKPYVQEAEEGSCFDSFLAMWDISDIRADISEQVRNVGRTVLGQPRKIFFAEDHEQNEHTSLLSSSTQDPISDAASMPSSPMGHYQGFGHTVTPLTTPTTVPIVDGIYNTAAIQDTEESPELQHSLSERALDKS; this is encoded by the exons ATGCCGTGCACCTGCGGGAACTGGCGGCGGTGGATCCGGCCGCTCGTGGTGCTGCTCTACATCGTGGGGCTGCTGGTGGTGGTGCCGCTCTGCGTGtgggagctgcagaagctggag GTTGGAATTCATACCAAGGCGTGGTTTATTGCTGGGATATTTCTACTGATGACTATACCAATATCTCTCTGGGGAATACTACAACACTTAGTTCATTATACTCAACCTGAATTACAAAAACCAATAATAAG GATTCTATGGATGGTGCCGATTTACAGTTTAGACAGT TGGATAGCTTTGAAATATCCCAACATTGCAATATATGTGGATACCTGTCGAGAATGCTATGAAGCTTATGTCATCTATAATTTTAtggtttttctttcaaattatctAACCAACCGGTATCCAAACCTGGTATTAATAATAGAAGCCAAAGATCAGCAGAGACATCTGCCTCCCCTGTGTTGTTGTCCATCATGGGCTATGGGAGA AGTTCTGTTATTTAGATGTAAACTGGGTGTTTTGCAGTACACTGTTGTCAGACCATTTACTACCATTATTGCTTT AATTTGTGAGCTAGTGGGAGTATATGACGAAGGAAACTTCAGCTTCAACAATGCTTGGACTTACTTGGTTATACTTAACAACATGTCACAGCTA ttTGCTATGTATTGTCTAGTGCTGTTTTATAAAGTACTCCGTGAAGAACTGAACCCTATCCAGCCTGTTGGCAAGTTCCTTTGTGTGAAGATGgtagtttttgtttctttctg GCAAGCTGTTCTTATTGCATTGTTGGTGAAAATTGGTGTTATTTCTGAGAAGCACACCTGGGAATGGCAAAGCGTGGAAGCTGTGGCTACAGGCCTACAG GATTTTATCATCTGTGTTGAGATGTTCCTGGCTGCTATTGCTCATCACTACAGTTTTTCCTATAAACCTTATGTTCAAGAAGCTGAAGAAGGGTCATGCTTTGACTCCTTTCTTGCAATGTGGGATATTTCTGATATAAGGGCAGATATATCGGAACAAGTTCGAAATGTTG GAAGGACAGTTTTGGGCCaaccaaggaaaatattttttgctgagGATCATGAACAAAATGAGCATACAAGTTTACTGTCTTCATCTACTCAAGACCCAATTTCTGATGCTGCTTCAATGCCATCTTCACCCATGGGTCATTACCAGGGGTTTGGACACACTGTGACACCTCTCACAACACCCACAACAGTCCCTATAGTTGATGGTATTTATAACACTGCTGCTATTCAAGACACGGAGGAGTCACCTGAACTACAGCACAGCTTGTCAGAGAGAGCTTTGGATAAAAGTTAA